The Leishmania braziliensis MHOM/BR/75/M2904 complete genome, chromosome 25 genome includes a region encoding these proteins:
- a CDS encoding putative protein transport protein Sec61 gamma subunit, whose translation MDFLDDILFHPIVAFTKNSRMLVRKCQKPNYNEFTTATMAAAIGFLMMGFLGFFVKLVFIPINNVILGA comes from the coding sequence ATGGATTTCCTGGATGACATTCTATTCCATCCCATCGTGGCCTTCACTAAGAACAGCCGCATGCTGGTGCGCAAGTGCCAGAAGCCGAACTACAACGAGTTCACGACGGCCAccatggcagcggcgattGGCTTCTTAATGATGGGCTTTCTGGGCTTCTTCGTCAAGTTAGTGTTTATCCCGATCAACAACGTCATTCTTGGCGCGTGA